In Solanum pennellii chromosome 7, SPENNV200, the following are encoded in one genomic region:
- the LOC107024516 gene encoding N-acetyl-D-glucosamine kinase-like, with protein sequence MKRYRNGEIWDFEEEMQLLGDGFCDQREVILGLDGDTTCTVCVCMPLIPFADDLPDPPPILSRAVAGCSNHNSVGESAARDALELVMADALSKAGSARFCVQAVCLAVSGVNHPTDIERIMNWLRDIFPSHVQFFVQNDAVAALASGTMGKLHGCVLIAGTGTIAYGFTEDGRDARAAGAGPVLGDWGSGYGIAAQALTAAVRAYDGRGPYTALTPSILRKLDLSSPDELIGWTYSDPSWARIAALVPVVVTCAEGGDEIANKILRDAVQELASSVKAVVRRLQLCGEDGNDAFPLVMVGGVLEANKKWDIGREVINCICKDFPGVHPICPKVEPAIGAALLAWNLLARYS encoded by the exons ATGAAGAGGTATAGGAATGGAGAAATATGGGATTTTGAGGAAGAAATGCAGCTTCTTGGAGATGGGTTTTGTGATCAGAGAGAAGTCATATTGGGATTGGATGGTGATACCACTTGTACTGTTTGTGTTTGTATGCCTCTTATCCCTTTTGCTGATGATTTACCCGACCCTCCTCCTATTCTCTCACGAGCAGTTGCTGGATGCTCCAATCACAATAGCGTAGGAG AAAGCGCCGCGAGGGATGCTTTAGAGCTAGTCATGGCTGATGCTCTTTCAAAAGCAGGCTCAGCACGTTTTTGTGTGCAAGCTGTTTGTTTGGCTGTCTCTGGAGTCAACCATCCAACAGATATAGAACGAATAATGAACTGGCTTAG AGATATATTCCCCAGCCATGTCCAATTCTTTGTTCAGAATGATGCTGTTGCAGCTCTTGCAAGTGGAACAATGGGAAAGCTTCATGGTTGTGTCCTTATTGCTGGTACAGGAACAATTGCTTATGGTTTCACTGAAGATGGGAGAGATGCTAGAGCTGCTGGTGCTGGGCCTGTATTAGGAGATTGGGGAAG TGGATATGGTATAGCTGCACAGGCATTGACTGCTGCAGTTAGAGCCTATGATGGTCGTGGTCCATACACTGCACTTACGCCAAGTATTCTAAGGAAGCTGGATCTTTCTTCTCCTGATGAGCTTATTGG GTGGACCTATTCAGATCCATCTTGGGCTCGGATTGCGGCTCTTGTTCCAGTGGTAGTGACTTGTGCAGAGGGAGGTGATGAAATAGCAAATAAGATATTGAGAGATGCTGTTCAAGAATTAGCTTCGAGTGTTAAAGCTGTTGTTAGAAGACTACAGTTGTGTGGTGAAG ACGGAAATGATGCATTTCCTCTTGTTATGGTTGGAGGTGTTCTTGAAGCCAACAAGAAATGGGATATAGGAAGAGAAGTCATTAACTGTATATGCAAGGACTTCCCGGGGGTTCATCCTATTTGTCCGAAG GTGGAACCTGCCATCGGAGCTGCTTTGCTTGCTTGGAACTTGTTGGCTAGATATAGTTGA